The Coccidioides posadasii str. Silveira chromosome 3, complete sequence genome contains a region encoding:
- a CDS encoding uncharacterized protein (SECRETED:SignalP(1-18)) has protein sequence MLLGVVVVILVQTWQRLAHQLLYCFLEPRRRRYRAAADLRANPGSEDREIDVKKGNRDKRERKMQRVQMDGSNEVRDSKVTEGSRWRWLAKFPAQRPSTVLQLWM, from the coding sequence ATGTTACTTGGTGTTGTGGTCGTTATCCTTGTCCAGACATGGCAAAGATTAGCACACCAACTTTTGTATTGCTTTCTCGAGCCGCGAAGACGGAGATATAGGGCTGCAGCAGATCTCAGGGCAAATCCTGGGTCTGAAGATAGAGAGATAGATGTTAAAAAGGGGAATAGGgataagagagagaggaagatgCAGAGAGTGCAGATGGACGGGAGCAACGAAGTGAGAGACAGCAAGGTTACTGAAGGGAGCAGGTGGAGATGGTTGGCCAAGTTCCCTGCCCAGCGCCCATCCACGGTGCTGCAATTATGGATGTAA